The candidate division WOR-3 bacterium genome window below encodes:
- a CDS encoding NifB/NifX family molybdenum-iron cluster-binding protein has translation MKVAVPIENGMLNVHFGHCRKVAILSVDEDRKEIVGREDFAPPPHEPGILPKWLSEKGVDVVITGGMGNKAVSFFDQFSIKVVVGAPVEKPEKLVLDYINGKLEATENYCDH, from the coding sequence ATGAAGGTTGCTGTTCCAATTGAAAATGGAATGCTGAACGTTCATTTTGGACATTGTCGGAAAGTGGCAATTCTTTCTGTAGACGAAGATAGAAAGGAGATTGTCGGCAGAGAAGATTTTGCGCCGCCTCCTCATGAACCAGGAATTTTGCCTAAATGGTTGAGTGAAAAGGGTGTTGATGTAGTCATAACGGGAGGTATGGGCAACAAAGCTGTCAGTTTTTTCGATCAATTTAGCATAAAAGTAGTCGTTGGCGCTCCCGTTGAAAAACCTGAAAAACTTGTTCTGGATTATATCAACGGAAAACTTGAAGCCACTGAAAATTATTGTGACCACTGA